A genomic window from Pelagicoccus albus includes:
- the miaA gene encoding tRNA (adenosine(37)-N6)-dimethylallyltransferase MiaA, producing the protein MSGNKSNKGRKKDSLSTIYCLTGCTAVGKTEYALSWAEAFGAEIVNCDSLLFYRGMDIGTAKPDSSERTRVPHHLIDILEPCEQMDVGRYLDLAKEVIREIQGRGKRVLVVGGSGFYLKAFFDPVVDAVDVSNDTKEMVSSFMERGLSAAVEELRDRNPLGIDGLDIENPRRVQKALERCLESGKTLQQLKREFAGQSNSLTEADKQLCILTRETEELNERIASRVGIMLDMGLVEEVERLLERGIEENPSACRSIGYRETIAYLKGEYDQAQLVERITVNTRRLAKKQRTWFRGQVADRGRFLDLSADSSVSPAEIFSGLGPGK; encoded by the coding sequence ATGTCAGGGAACAAGAGTAACAAAGGGCGAAAGAAGGACTCGCTGAGTACGATTTATTGCCTGACTGGCTGTACCGCGGTTGGCAAGACGGAGTATGCCCTCAGCTGGGCGGAAGCCTTCGGTGCGGAAATCGTCAATTGCGATTCGCTGCTCTTCTACCGAGGTATGGATATCGGCACCGCCAAGCCTGATTCCTCTGAGCGTACGAGAGTTCCGCATCACTTGATTGATATCCTAGAGCCTTGCGAACAAATGGATGTGGGCCGCTACCTAGATCTCGCGAAAGAGGTGATCAGAGAGATCCAGGGGAGGGGAAAAAGGGTCCTTGTGGTCGGCGGTAGCGGATTTTATCTGAAAGCCTTTTTTGATCCGGTCGTGGACGCGGTGGACGTTTCGAACGATACGAAAGAGATGGTATCTAGTTTTATGGAGCGAGGCCTTTCTGCCGCGGTGGAAGAACTCCGCGACCGCAACCCCTTGGGCATAGATGGCTTAGACATTGAAAACCCTCGGCGCGTGCAAAAGGCATTGGAGCGATGTCTTGAGTCCGGGAAGACTTTGCAGCAGCTCAAGCGAGAGTTTGCAGGCCAGTCGAATTCGCTGACCGAGGCGGACAAGCAACTTTGCATTTTGACGCGGGAAACGGAGGAATTGAATGAGCGAATCGCCAGCAGGGTGGGGATTATGCTCGATATGGGACTCGTCGAGGAAGTTGAGCGTTTGCTGGAGCGTGGAATCGAAGAGAATCCGAGTGCCTGCAGGTCAATCGGCTACCGAGAGACGATCGCGTATCTCAAGGGCGAATACGATCAGGCTCAGCTCGTCGAGCGGATAACGGTAAACACCCGTCGGCTCGCCAAGAAGCAGAGGACGTGGTTTCGGGGGCAAGTGGCTGATAGGGGACGATTTCTCGATTTGAGCGCGGACAGTTCTGTGTCGCCTGCTGAAATCTTTTCCGGACTCGGACCCGGAAAATAG
- a CDS encoding UDP-2,3-diacylglucosamine diphosphatase: protein MKKPPLRYKTIFISDVHLGTLNCKAKECLHFLKNTRCDRLVLNGDIIDGWQLGRGSKWSKMDTKFVRYILKRVEKQQQEVIYLRGNHDDILSRFLPMEFSTVKIVEDYIHENANGRYLVLHGDVFDTITKNFTFLAHLGDWGYKMLMSLNRWYNKYRSWRGKEYYSLSKAIKAKVKKAVSFISDFEEKLAKLAASRDCVGVICGHIHTPADKHCEGMHYLNSGDWVESLSAIVEHQDGRFELIHFSEFLAEYPMKQEENANEIEDELDADFPRGLAAEGF from the coding sequence ATGAAGAAGCCTCCGCTCAGATACAAGACGATCTTCATATCAGATGTCCACCTCGGCACTCTGAATTGCAAGGCGAAGGAATGTTTGCACTTCCTGAAAAACACTCGCTGCGACCGGCTGGTCCTAAACGGCGACATCATCGATGGCTGGCAGCTCGGGCGCGGAAGCAAATGGAGCAAAATGGACACGAAGTTCGTTCGCTACATTCTGAAACGCGTCGAAAAGCAGCAGCAAGAGGTCATCTACCTGCGTGGTAATCACGACGATATCCTAAGCCGTTTCCTTCCGATGGAGTTTTCAACGGTGAAAATCGTCGAAGACTACATTCACGAAAACGCAAACGGCCGCTATTTGGTGCTGCACGGAGACGTGTTCGACACCATTACCAAGAATTTCACCTTCCTCGCTCATCTCGGCGATTGGGGCTACAAAATGCTAATGAGCCTAAATCGCTGGTACAACAAGTACCGATCCTGGAGGGGCAAGGAGTACTACTCCCTCTCCAAAGCGATCAAAGCGAAAGTAAAAAAAGCCGTCAGCTTCATTTCCGATTTCGAGGAAAAATTGGCTAAATTGGCCGCCTCGAGAGATTGCGTAGGTGTAATCTGTGGCCATATCCACACTCCCGCAGACAAACACTGCGAAGGGATGCACTACCTCAACTCGGGCGATTGGGTCGAATCGTTGTCTGCGATCGTCGAACACCAGGATGGCCGATTCGAGCTCATCCACTTCTCCGAATTCTTGGCTGAATACCCAATGAAGCAGGAGGAAAACGCTAACGAGATCGAAGACGAACTAGACGCCGACTTCCCTCGGGGATTGGCGGCGGAAGGCTTCTAA
- a CDS encoding mechanosensitive ion channel family protein — MAQEDIQSAADAVSSANEPDGIMSFFTEERLDGILAWAAENALKVVAAILIFVIGKWIAGKIRNGVKKAMEKKEVDPALVSFGVNIIYYVLMIAVILAAVQQVGFQTTSLVAILGAAGLAVGMALQGSLSNFAAGVLIIMFRPFRIGDVINAGGQTGCVKEIGVLVTIMTSPDNKKIIMPNSAIMSGCITNITAHETRRVDMTVGVSYSDDLDKVQSIILDVLNADSRVLQDPAPQVVVAELADSSVNFNVRPWTKGSDYWGVFFDFQKTIKQRLDKEGVTIPFPQQDVYMHQVDKA, encoded by the coding sequence ATGGCACAAGAAGACATCCAATCAGCCGCTGACGCTGTAAGTTCAGCAAACGAACCCGACGGGATTATGAGTTTCTTCACCGAAGAACGTCTCGACGGGATCTTGGCTTGGGCTGCGGAAAACGCGCTTAAGGTAGTGGCTGCGATTCTCATTTTCGTAATCGGAAAGTGGATCGCAGGCAAAATCCGCAACGGCGTTAAAAAAGCCATGGAGAAGAAGGAAGTCGATCCGGCTCTGGTCTCTTTCGGCGTCAACATCATCTACTACGTTTTGATGATCGCCGTTATCTTGGCCGCGGTTCAACAGGTTGGATTCCAAACTACTTCACTCGTCGCCATACTCGGTGCTGCTGGCTTGGCAGTGGGCATGGCCCTGCAGGGCTCCCTCTCAAACTTCGCTGCTGGCGTGCTCATCATCATGTTCCGCCCATTCCGCATCGGAGACGTAATCAATGCTGGTGGTCAGACTGGTTGCGTTAAGGAAATCGGCGTACTCGTCACCATCATGACTAGCCCAGACAACAAGAAGATCATTATGCCAAACTCGGCGATCATGTCTGGCTGCATCACTAACATCACTGCCCACGAAACCCGTCGTGTCGACATGACGGTCGGTGTCAGCTACTCGGACGATTTGGACAAGGTTCAAAGCATTATCCTCGATGTGCTGAATGCCGACAGCCGCGTCCTCCAAGACCCAGCTCCTCAAGTGGTCGTTGCAGAACTCGCAGACAGCAGCGTCAACTTCAACGTTCGTCCATGGACCAAGGGCTCAGACTACTGGGGCGTATTCTTCGACTTCCAGAAGACCATCAAGCAACGCTTGGACAAGGAAGGCGTCACCATTCCATTCCCACAGCAAGACGTCTACATGCACCAAGTCGACAAGGCGTAA
- the floA gene encoding flotillin-like protein FloA (flotillin-like protein involved in membrane lipid rafts) — MNSTMITIALVVAGIIGLVVFLYLLSFFQTWLKAILSDAAVGFAKLVAMRLRGVPYSTVVDAKITAVKAGINLSEGELEAHYLAGGNLIPTVQAIIAAKKAGISLEWVRACAIDLATKGSGKSVVEAVRTSVDPKVIDCPSQDGPKKTIDGVAKDGIQVKAKARVTVRTNLDRFVGGAKEETIIARVGEGIVTTIGSADTYKKVLESPDSISKVVLERGLDVGTAFEILSIDIADVDVGQNVGALLQEAQAEANKNMAQAEAEIRRAAAVALEQEMQAKVQEMRAKVVEAEAQVPLAMAEAFRSGNLGIMDYYKMKNVESDTRMRDSISGKGESEKDAK; from the coding sequence ATGAATAGCACAATGATCACAATCGCCTTGGTAGTGGCGGGTATTATCGGACTAGTAGTTTTTCTTTATCTGCTATCTTTCTTCCAGACATGGTTGAAGGCGATCTTGTCCGATGCCGCGGTGGGATTTGCGAAGTTGGTGGCTATGCGGCTTCGTGGAGTTCCTTACAGTACGGTAGTGGATGCGAAAATTACAGCCGTAAAGGCAGGCATCAATCTTTCGGAAGGAGAGCTGGAAGCTCACTATTTGGCAGGGGGTAATCTGATCCCTACTGTGCAAGCTATCATCGCGGCCAAGAAAGCGGGTATCAGCCTCGAGTGGGTGCGCGCTTGCGCGATAGACCTTGCGACCAAGGGTTCCGGAAAGTCTGTTGTGGAAGCCGTGCGAACCTCGGTAGACCCGAAGGTGATCGATTGTCCAAGCCAGGATGGTCCGAAAAAGACAATCGATGGCGTCGCCAAAGATGGGATACAAGTTAAGGCTAAGGCGAGAGTGACGGTTAGGACGAACCTCGACCGTTTCGTGGGCGGCGCCAAGGAAGAGACTATCATCGCTCGTGTGGGTGAAGGTATCGTAACCACTATTGGTTCTGCAGACACCTACAAGAAGGTCCTCGAGAGCCCCGACAGCATTTCCAAGGTTGTGCTCGAGCGAGGGCTAGATGTGGGAACTGCCTTTGAAATTCTTTCTATCGATATCGCCGATGTCGATGTGGGTCAAAACGTAGGAGCTCTTCTGCAGGAGGCCCAAGCGGAGGCGAATAAGAATATGGCTCAAGCAGAGGCGGAAATTCGCCGTGCCGCTGCGGTTGCTCTTGAGCAGGAAATGCAGGCGAAGGTGCAAGAGATGCGTGCCAAGGTGGTTGAAGCCGAAGCGCAAGTACCGCTCGCCATGGCTGAAGCCTTCCGTAGTGGAAATCTGGGTATAATGGATTACTACAAGATGAAAAACGTAGAGTCCGATACTCGTATGCGAGACTCTATCTCCGGTAAGGGCGAAAGCGAAAAGGACGCTAAGTAG
- a CDS encoding NfeD family protein: MSLLVGLIILGLGLVMLEIFIPGGIVGIFGGLSLIAAVGFAYDGYGAEGAIIVFLIGLAGLVACLWFEFKVLPKTPAGKKFFLQDKVDGISQNAVGDESMIGKECSTATAMAPSGYILCEGKKMEAVSCSGFIEKGAAVKIESFDQFKVTVSKI, from the coding sequence ATGAGCCTATTAGTTGGACTGATCATACTCGGCCTAGGGCTCGTCATGTTGGAGATCTTTATCCCCGGCGGGATTGTTGGGATTTTCGGAGGCTTGAGTTTAATCGCTGCGGTGGGCTTTGCTTACGATGGCTACGGAGCAGAGGGAGCCATTATCGTTTTTCTAATTGGCCTAGCAGGTTTGGTCGCTTGTCTTTGGTTTGAATTCAAGGTGCTCCCCAAGACGCCGGCAGGTAAGAAATTTTTTCTGCAAGACAAGGTGGATGGGATCAGCCAGAATGCGGTCGGCGATGAGTCGATGATTGGTAAGGAATGCAGCACCGCGACTGCCATGGCTCCCAGTGGTTATATCCTTTGTGAGGGAAAAAAGATGGAAGCGGTTTCTTGCAGCGGGTTCATCGAGAAGGGGGCAGCCGTGAAAATAGAATCTTTTGATCAATTTAAAGTAACAGTATCCAAAATATAA
- a CDS encoding NfeD family protein: MRIRFFPLLCYVFSLISGLDGQTLQNSEPASLSDVSSAGNDATFYVIPVQDQIGQPTLFAIRGGVKTAIAEGYGTVILDMKTPGGRLDATLEIMEVLDRFPGKTVTFVNDEAISAGAIIASVTDEIYFTDKAVIGSAEPVTGQGEDINESMKRKLMSYLNAKMEAYTEEYPYRSDVIRAMMDPDFEFKIGDAVISPEGELLNLTAKRAHETFGDPPVALLGSGIVADLDELVSILSSNTDPTVTKFEATWSLNLAQFIVSLAPFLLAVAVISVYVEFQSPGFGIFGIVGVVFFLIAIFGHNVAGLSGHEPLLLFVIGIALLVLEIVVAPGVLIFAIPGFVFLMVSLVWSMADVWPAETPDFTWSWEMFERPIQNLLGGTLMGIVLILVLARFLPKTFIWDRLVLKESLAVESDEPVAQEAVGIVGEMAIATTDLVPSGQIEVHGKRYEAKLEFGTARKGVPLRVVSKRDFGYIVEEVQS; encoded by the coding sequence ATGAGAATTCGTTTCTTTCCCCTGCTTTGTTACGTTTTTTCCCTGATCTCTGGCCTAGATGGCCAGACTTTGCAAAACTCGGAACCTGCTTCCCTCTCTGATGTTTCTTCAGCTGGGAATGACGCCACTTTCTATGTCATTCCTGTGCAGGATCAGATCGGCCAGCCAACCTTGTTCGCTATACGAGGCGGGGTGAAAACCGCGATCGCCGAAGGCTATGGAACTGTAATTTTGGATATGAAAACTCCGGGAGGACGCTTGGATGCGACTCTGGAAATTATGGAGGTACTGGATCGCTTTCCCGGTAAGACGGTTACTTTCGTTAATGACGAAGCGATTTCAGCAGGAGCAATCATCGCGTCAGTCACGGATGAAATTTATTTTACGGACAAAGCTGTGATCGGCAGTGCGGAGCCTGTTACCGGGCAAGGGGAAGATATCAATGAGTCGATGAAGCGGAAATTGATGTCTTACTTGAATGCTAAGATGGAGGCGTACACTGAGGAGTATCCATATCGTAGCGACGTGATTCGGGCTATGATGGATCCGGACTTCGAGTTTAAAATCGGAGATGCGGTGATCTCTCCTGAAGGAGAGTTGCTCAACTTGACTGCCAAACGAGCCCACGAGACTTTCGGAGACCCTCCGGTGGCTTTGCTGGGCTCAGGTATCGTGGCGGATTTGGATGAGTTGGTAAGTATTCTGTCTTCGAATACCGATCCAACAGTCACGAAATTCGAGGCAACTTGGTCTCTGAATCTAGCACAGTTTATTGTCTCGTTGGCTCCTTTCCTCTTAGCCGTAGCGGTGATAAGCGTGTATGTGGAATTTCAATCACCTGGATTTGGGATTTTCGGAATAGTTGGGGTCGTTTTCTTTTTGATAGCCATTTTCGGGCACAACGTCGCTGGTCTCTCGGGACACGAACCGCTGCTGCTCTTCGTGATCGGTATTGCTCTGTTGGTATTGGAAATCGTGGTTGCCCCTGGCGTTCTCATATTTGCTATTCCCGGATTCGTTTTTTTGATGGTAAGCCTCGTATGGTCCATGGCGGATGTTTGGCCGGCGGAGACACCGGACTTCACTTGGAGTTGGGAGATGTTTGAACGACCGATCCAAAACCTTCTAGGCGGCACCCTTATGGGTATTGTTCTTATCTTGGTTCTCGCCCGCTTTTTGCCGAAAACGTTTATCTGGGATCGATTGGTGTTGAAGGAATCTCTTGCTGTGGAGAGCGACGAGCCAGTCGCCCAGGAAGCTGTGGGAATCGTAGGGGAGATGGCGATAGCGACCACCGATCTCGTTCCGTCCGGCCAAATCGAAGTTCACGGAAAACGCTACGAAGCGAAACTCGAGTTTGGCACAGCCAGAAAAGGGGTTCCTCTTCGAGTCGTGTCGAAAAGAGATTTTGGATACATTGTAGAGGAGGTTCAATCATGA
- a CDS encoding aldose epimerase — protein sequence MEEIEYLGETIYRWEVGASTYLAAPTRGARLMNWNLSYADGTFRDIIHWPDIDSIDKLVKARGGNPILFPFSARTFSKGEIQKWVAPSGETLPMPMHGFARQGKFEITRIDQTGFAASLLPDSIAKEAYPFEYDFEVVYRFHAREMSVELRLTNQGKISIPWSAGHHFYFTIPWIDGTSREDYKLKIPAKKAVRQDAKGSLSPVKGIKKIDKISNPELVDRIHYQLTSPIIECYCTKDDSKLEIEVGTNPTPNSGYALVTWTETDESPFFCIEPWMGPPNAPENEIGLHQVAPGETQAFSVTIRT from the coding sequence ATGGAGGAAATAGAGTATCTTGGAGAAACCATCTACCGCTGGGAAGTCGGGGCCTCGACCTACCTAGCCGCGCCCACACGCGGAGCTCGTCTGATGAATTGGAACTTGAGCTACGCAGACGGCACTTTCCGCGACATCATCCATTGGCCCGACATAGACTCTATCGACAAGCTGGTCAAAGCGAGAGGTGGCAACCCCATCCTGTTCCCCTTTTCTGCCCGTACTTTTTCTAAAGGAGAGATCCAGAAATGGGTCGCCCCATCCGGCGAAACACTGCCGATGCCCATGCACGGCTTCGCTCGCCAAGGCAAATTTGAGATCACCCGGATCGACCAAACCGGTTTCGCAGCGAGCCTCCTCCCCGACTCAATCGCCAAGGAAGCATACCCTTTCGAATACGACTTCGAAGTCGTCTACCGTTTCCACGCCCGCGAGATGAGCGTGGAACTTAGACTGACCAACCAAGGAAAAATATCGATTCCTTGGTCCGCCGGGCATCATTTCTATTTCACCATTCCATGGATCGACGGCACCTCTCGCGAGGATTATAAGCTCAAGATTCCAGCCAAGAAGGCAGTCAGGCAGGATGCCAAGGGTTCGCTATCCCCAGTTAAGGGCATCAAGAAGATCGACAAGATTAGTAATCCCGAGCTCGTAGATCGTATCCATTATCAACTGACCAGCCCTATCATCGAGTGTTACTGCACCAAGGATGACTCCAAGCTGGAAATTGAAGTCGGCACAAATCCCACTCCTAACTCCGGATACGCCCTCGTAACATGGACTGAAACAGATGAGTCCCCCTTCTTCTGCATCGAGCCGTGGATGGGGCCGCCGAATGCTCCCGAGAACGAGATTGGCCTACATCAAGTCGCGCCCGGAGAGACCCAAGCCTTCTCGGTAACTATCCGCACCTAG
- the nadC gene encoding carboxylating nicotinate-nucleotide diphosphorylase, with translation MKNPDLCCQRLAWGDIDISPIKTLIGLAKSEDLEAGGLLNGTSTPGDHSSALLEAGQNVTTTLKARTEISLCGVELAPHVLAAYDSELTFQALAKDGDKLDSGDSIGTVSGPVRSLLSAERPLLNFMQKLSGVSTLTRKYVDAMGDSPTRLLDTRKTTPGYRTLEKYAVACGGGWNHRIGLFDRVMLKDNHLAAFGADPRQSAIDAVQASRSKHPKILVEMEVDTLGQIEHALAAQVDIILLDNFSVAQLKEAISLIGDRAVTEASGGITIESLPELASLGLDFISTGATVHQSTWIDIGLDS, from the coding sequence ATGAAAAATCCCGACCTCTGCTGCCAACGCCTCGCTTGGGGCGATATTGATATCTCTCCCATAAAAACGCTTATCGGGCTCGCGAAATCTGAAGATCTGGAAGCAGGTGGACTCCTAAACGGAACCTCCACTCCGGGCGATCACTCCTCTGCCCTTTTGGAAGCAGGGCAAAACGTGACGACCACACTAAAAGCCCGCACAGAAATCTCACTCTGCGGGGTCGAGTTAGCTCCTCATGTCTTAGCCGCTTACGACTCAGAGCTCACTTTTCAGGCGCTCGCCAAAGATGGTGACAAGCTCGATTCGGGTGACTCCATCGGAACTGTCTCCGGTCCAGTCCGAAGCCTGCTCAGCGCCGAACGCCCTTTGCTAAACTTCATGCAAAAGCTCTCCGGAGTTTCGACCCTGACCCGCAAGTACGTCGACGCGATGGGCGACAGCCCCACTCGCCTACTAGACACCCGCAAAACTACGCCGGGCTATCGGACGCTGGAAAAATACGCCGTCGCCTGCGGAGGAGGATGGAACCACCGCATCGGTTTGTTCGACCGCGTCATGCTAAAGGACAATCATCTCGCCGCGTTCGGCGCGGATCCCCGCCAATCCGCCATCGACGCAGTTCAAGCCTCCCGCTCCAAGCATCCAAAGATCCTAGTCGAAATGGAAGTCGACACGCTCGGGCAAATAGAACACGCCCTAGCCGCTCAAGTGGACATTATCCTCTTAGACAACTTTTCCGTCGCCCAACTCAAGGAAGCGATCTCATTGATCGGTGATCGGGCAGTCACCGAGGCCAGTGGAGGCATCACCATCGAGAGCCTGCCGGAGCTGGCTAGCCTCGGCCTAGACTTCATCTCCACCGGAGCCACCGTACACCAATCCACTTGGATCGACATCGGCCTCGACTCCTGA
- a CDS encoding biotin--[acetyl-CoA-carboxylase] ligase, producing the protein MTDKNVLILREFLAAEGDFVSGSELAELIGVSRVSVWSYLEKLKAKGFEFEAVRSKGYRLTQMPSELNEALIQSRLQHAAADFQAIVLDEVDSTNSEAERRIANGDPTPFVVASRLQTQGRGRLGRVWHSPQNGNLYASFAFRPQVSPSQISLFTLWMGINICECINSICRTSCQIKWPNDLHVEGKKVAGILTEARMEADLVLNVVLGIGLNVNSDASTWPDELKSIATSLNQVAGETFDINKLVSTLTGRIAIAYRKLLDGSHKAELKERWARYDSLLGKNVALLQGDQRISGIASGIDSSGSLIIERADGSRYLARAGEVTIEKQPL; encoded by the coding sequence ATGACTGATAAAAACGTACTCATCCTACGCGAATTTCTGGCCGCCGAAGGCGACTTCGTATCGGGAAGCGAACTGGCGGAGCTGATCGGCGTCTCTCGCGTATCCGTCTGGTCTTACTTGGAGAAACTCAAGGCCAAAGGTTTCGAGTTCGAAGCCGTCCGAAGCAAGGGGTACCGGCTAACCCAAATGCCAAGCGAGTTGAACGAAGCCCTCATCCAATCGCGCCTGCAACACGCAGCGGCAGATTTCCAGGCCATCGTTTTGGACGAAGTCGACAGCACCAACTCCGAAGCGGAACGCCGTATCGCCAACGGCGACCCAACTCCCTTTGTGGTAGCATCCAGACTTCAAACCCAAGGTCGCGGCCGTCTGGGAAGAGTTTGGCACAGCCCTCAAAACGGAAACCTTTACGCAAGCTTCGCCTTCCGCCCTCAAGTCTCCCCCAGTCAAATCTCGCTCTTCACGCTTTGGATGGGGATCAATATTTGCGAGTGCATCAACTCCATCTGCCGCACCAGCTGCCAAATCAAATGGCCCAACGACCTGCACGTGGAGGGCAAGAAGGTAGCGGGCATTCTGACCGAAGCCCGCATGGAGGCGGATCTCGTGCTTAACGTAGTGCTTGGCATCGGCCTAAACGTGAACAGCGACGCCTCAACCTGGCCAGACGAGCTAAAGAGCATCGCCACCTCCCTCAACCAGGTAGCGGGCGAAACTTTCGATATTAACAAACTCGTATCCACCCTCACTGGCCGAATCGCCATCGCCTACCGCAAACTCCTAGACGGAAGCCATAAAGCCGAGCTGAAGGAACGCTGGGCTCGCTATGATTCCCTCTTGGGCAAAAATGTGGCCCTCCTCCAGGGAGATCAGAGAATCTCTGGCATCGCTAGCGGCATTGACTCGAGCGGCTCTTTAATCATCGAGCGGGCCGATGGATCACGCTATCTCGCTCGAGCAGGAGAAGTGACGATCGAGAAGCAACCGCTCTAA
- a CDS encoding pyridoxamine 5'-phosphate oxidase family protein: MKLHPEISAKHLAWIEKQQMFFVGTAPLDAEGHVNLSPKGGDSFRVLSPLQVAYLDYTGSGAETIAHLRENGRIVIMFCAFEGPPQIFRLHGKGTAHLHGSPEFEELSKHFPENPGARSIVVVDVERVADSCGYAVPFYDFKGHRNGLDKWAEKKGEDGVKAYQAENNERSIDGLPSIDHS, encoded by the coding sequence ATGAAGCTCCATCCCGAGATATCCGCCAAGCACCTAGCTTGGATAGAAAAGCAACAAATGTTCTTCGTAGGCACTGCCCCTCTCGATGCGGAAGGACACGTCAATCTTTCGCCCAAAGGAGGCGACAGCTTTCGCGTCCTGAGTCCTCTGCAAGTCGCCTACCTCGACTACACCGGTAGCGGGGCGGAGACCATTGCCCACCTCCGTGAAAATGGTCGCATAGTGATCATGTTCTGCGCGTTCGAAGGGCCTCCACAGATTTTCCGACTGCACGGCAAAGGGACTGCCCACCTGCACGGAAGCCCGGAATTCGAAGAACTAAGCAAACATTTTCCAGAGAACCCGGGAGCTCGGTCTATCGTAGTGGTTGATGTGGAGCGAGTCGCCGATTCCTGTGGCTACGCTGTCCCCTTTTATGACTTTAAGGGGCACCGCAATGGACTCGACAAATGGGCCGAGAAAAAGGGCGAAGACGGGGTCAAGGCCTACCAAGCAGAGAACAATGAACGCAGCATAGATGGGCTGCCTTCCATTGACCACAGCTAA
- a CDS encoding PAS domain-containing protein, with the protein MKKQALLPTGIEQQFEIYETFFSTTDYRGIITAGNSILTRTSGYSLDELIGSPHNLIRHPSMPRCVFAMLWENAKDRQPFAGYVINQAKNGNHYWVFALIEPQAEEIISIRIKPSCGLLSTIQSLYPQLLQAEDDALANGESIPQAIQRSKALLAEAVQKLGFQDYEAFSHYSINAEIRHRDSVVKKQGRTLFPTSIPSTSDQVTQEAYYRAKKAYQNLGSVFTELDNFTRLAKEIKDGRDAVRDIADEFRLNALNANIAATPLGGKGATIETITRFLHSHAGEFSDNTSSLADQAAVTTSSIQRCVARLASARIQMETLINYLCESSYSGDSRLLAGMLSVAVSENLIHAERRIHSILKSLSELGRKQEALQRAITAFNVAQTSGLMECSRLPEAKHLTSMFSDLRQRIEDANTELADSERILDKLKSLAAAAPPKIKMVIASLRTISGREPKLPLGIQPFSNAEHSMLTFEPPARNAHPSVLR; encoded by the coding sequence ATGAAAAAGCAGGCTCTCCTACCCACCGGAATCGAGCAGCAATTCGAAATCTACGAGACCTTCTTCTCGACGACAGACTATCGCGGCATCATCACGGCGGGAAACAGTATTTTAACCCGCACCAGCGGCTACTCGCTCGATGAACTGATCGGCTCGCCTCACAATCTGATTCGCCACCCTTCCATGCCGAGATGCGTTTTCGCCATGCTCTGGGAAAATGCCAAGGACCGGCAACCTTTCGCTGGCTACGTTATCAACCAAGCCAAAAACGGGAATCACTATTGGGTCTTCGCTCTCATTGAACCACAAGCGGAGGAAATCATCTCCATCCGCATCAAACCGAGTTGCGGGCTCTTGAGCACCATCCAGTCCCTTTACCCGCAGCTACTGCAAGCCGAGGATGACGCTTTGGCCAACGGAGAGTCGATTCCCCAAGCCATTCAACGATCAAAAGCTTTGCTTGCCGAAGCAGTGCAGAAGCTAGGCTTCCAAGACTACGAAGCGTTCAGCCATTACAGCATAAACGCAGAGATACGACACCGGGACTCGGTCGTTAAAAAACAAGGCAGAACCCTTTTCCCAACTTCTATCCCGAGCACTTCGGATCAGGTAACACAGGAGGCCTACTACCGCGCCAAAAAAGCGTACCAAAACCTAGGCAGCGTCTTTACGGAGTTGGATAATTTCACTCGCCTTGCCAAAGAGATCAAAGATGGACGAGACGCGGTTCGCGATATCGCCGACGAATTTCGACTCAACGCCCTCAACGCAAATATCGCCGCCACCCCGCTTGGCGGAAAAGGCGCTACGATCGAAACCATCACCCGATTTCTGCACTCCCACGCCGGCGAGTTCTCGGACAATACAAGCAGTCTCGCCGATCAGGCAGCCGTAACGACCTCCTCCATTCAAAGATGCGTGGCACGCCTCGCCTCCGCCCGTATCCAAATGGAGACATTGATCAATTACCTTTGCGAAAGTTCGTATTCGGGAGATTCTCGCCTACTGGCCGGAATGCTTTCGGTAGCTGTGTCAGAAAACCTGATACATGCAGAGCGGCGAATTCACTCCATCCTGAAATCCCTCTCCGAACTGGGCCGCAAGCAAGAGGCTCTGCAAAGGGCCATCACCGCCTTTAACGTCGCCCAAACCTCTGGTTTGATGGAATGTTCCCGCCTTCCAGAGGCTAAGCACCTCACCAGTATGTTCTCGGACCTCAGACAACGGATCGAGGATGCCAACACGGAACTGGCCGACTCTGAGCGCATATTGGATAAGCTGAAATCACTCGCTGCAGCTGCTCCGCCCAAGATCAAAATGGTGATTGCGAGCTTGCGAACCATAAGCGGGCGCGAACCTAAGCTCCCGCTCGGGATCCAGCCCTTTTCAAATGCCGAGCACTCGATGCTCACATTCGAGCCGCCAGCTCGAAACGCCCATCCAAGCGTTTTGCGGTAA